From the genome of Streptomyces sp. NBC_01260, one region includes:
- a CDS encoding carbohydrate ABC transporter permease: MTRVAPAGSRPAPERTDRSRTDKPRPGRRGPGNRPSVLLSKAGVTAMLGLAALYTLLPMLWLVLSSTKSRQDLFATNGFAPGKDFALVDNLTYLFEVDNGIFLRWLLNTVLYAGVGSLLATVFSVAAGYTFDKLNFPGKEKLFSFVLLGVMVPGTAMAIPLYLIAAKAGLVNTFWGVFIPGLVFPFGVYLARVFSASYIPDEVLEAARVDGAGELRTFCRIALPMIAPGFVTIFLFQFTQIWNSFFLPLVMLSDKDLFPVNLGLYVWYSSALSQGHPQDYLLAIVGSLVSVVPLVVLFLMLQRFWKSGMTAGAVK; encoded by the coding sequence ATGACGCGCGTTGCCCCCGCCGGCTCCCGTCCGGCACCGGAGCGGACGGACAGAAGCCGAACGGACAAGCCCCGGCCGGGCCGGCGCGGCCCCGGGAACCGTCCATCGGTCCTGCTGTCCAAAGCCGGTGTGACCGCGATGCTGGGCCTCGCCGCCCTCTACACACTTCTTCCGATGCTGTGGCTGGTCCTCTCGTCCACCAAGAGCCGCCAGGACCTGTTCGCCACCAACGGCTTCGCCCCGGGCAAGGACTTTGCGCTCGTCGACAACCTCACGTACCTGTTCGAGGTCGACAACGGGATCTTCCTGCGTTGGCTGCTCAACACGGTCCTGTACGCCGGTGTCGGCTCGCTGCTGGCGACCGTGTTCAGCGTGGCCGCCGGGTACACGTTCGACAAGCTGAACTTCCCCGGCAAGGAGAAGCTCTTCTCCTTCGTCCTGCTGGGCGTGATGGTGCCCGGAACGGCGATGGCGATCCCGCTGTACCTGATCGCTGCCAAAGCCGGTCTGGTGAACACCTTCTGGGGCGTGTTCATCCCCGGCCTCGTGTTCCCGTTCGGGGTCTACCTGGCCCGCGTCTTCAGCGCCTCGTACATCCCCGACGAGGTCCTCGAAGCCGCCCGTGTGGACGGGGCAGGCGAGCTCAGGACCTTCTGCAGGATCGCCCTGCCCATGATCGCGCCGGGCTTCGTGACCATCTTCCTCTTCCAGTTCACCCAGATCTGGAACAGCTTCTTCCTTCCTTTGGTGATGCTGTCCGACAAGGACCTCTTCCCGGTCAACCTCGGGTTGTACGTCTGGTACTCCTCCGCACTCTCCCAGGGGCACCCGCAGGACTACCTCCTGGCCATCGTCGGAT